A stretch of DNA from Methylobacterium sp. CB376:
GGCAGGCCGCAGAACGTGGTCGAGTGACGCGCGGCGCGCCCCGTGGCGCGCTACAACGGGGCGGCCGGGGCGCCGGGCGCGTGGCGCGTCCGGCCGCCAGAGTAGCCGCGCGAGCGGCCAGAATCGTCAAGCCGCGCCAGCGGCCAGAGGTTGGATGATGAAGAAGCTCCTGTTCCAGTTCGACACCGACCCGATGCCGAGCGTGTTCGACACGGTGGTCGGCTATGACGGCGGCGCCGACAACATCACGGGCTACGGCGGCGTGACGCCGGAGAGCGTCGGCGCCCTCGTCGACGGCACGATCTACACCCGCGGCGGGTCGGAGAAGAAGTCGACGGCGATCTTCGTCGGCGGCGGCAGCATGGCGGCCGGCGAGGCGGTGTTCGAGGCGGTCAAGAAGCGCTTCTTCGGCCCGTTCCGGGTCTCGGCGATGCTGGACTCGAACGGCTCCAACACCACGGCGGCGGCGGGCGTCGCCCTCGTCGCCAAGGCGGCGGGCTCGCTCAGGGACAGCCGCGCGGTGGTGCTCGCCGGGACCGGCCCGGTCGGCATGCGCTCGGCGGCGCTGCTCGCCCGCGAGGGCGCCTCCGTGGTGCTGACCGGCCGCTCCCGGGCCAAGGCCGAGGAGGCCGCCCGCGCGATCGAGAAGCGCTTCGGCGTCGCCGTCGAGGCGCTGGAGACCCCGGACGCGGCCTCGCGCGCCGCCGTCGTGAAGGGCGCCCAGGTGGTGTTCTCGGCCGGGGCGATCGGCCTCGAACTCCTGCCCGAGGAGGCCTGGGCGAACGAGGCGAGCATCCGCTTCCTCGCCGATTACAACGCCCAGCCGCCGCTCGGCTTCGGCGGCATCGACGCCATGGACAAGGGCAAGGAGCGCCACGGCAAGAGGGCCTTCGGCGCGCTCGGGATCGGCGGGCTGAAGCTCAAGCTGCACCGCTCCTGCGTGGCCAAGCTGTTCGAGAGCACCGAGTCGCTGCTCGACGCCGAGCAGATCTACGCCCTGGCGAAAGAGATGGCGTGATGGCCGAGCACGAGACGATCGCCCATTTCCTCGACGGGCTGGCGAGCGAGCAGCCGACGCCCGGCGGCGGCGGGGCGGCGGCGATCTCCGGCGCCATGGGGGCGGCCCTCGTCTCCATGGTCTGCAACCTCACCATCGGCAAGAAGAAGTACGCCGAGGTGGAGGAGGAGCTGAAGGGCGTCCGCGAGAAGGCGGAGGCCCTGCGCGCCAGCCTCACCGGCATGATCGCGGACGACGTCGCCGCCTTCGACGCGGTGATGGGCGCCTACGGCCTGCCCAAGGCCACGGACGAGGAGAAGGCGGCCCGGGCCGAGGCGATCCAGGTCGCCCTGCGCCAGGCCACCGACGTGCCCCTCGCCTGCTGCCGCGCCTGCCGGCAGGTCATCGACCTCGCGGCGGTGACCGCCGAGAAGGGCAACCTCAACGTGATCAGCGACGCGGGCGTCGCGGTCCTGTCGGCCCAGGCGGGCCTGCGCAGCGCCGCCCTCAACGTCTTCGTCAACGCCAAGGCCATCACCGACCGCGACTTCGCGGAGGGGCGCCTGCGCGAACTGGACGATCTTCTCTCCGGGGCCGACGCCCTGACCGAGAAGACCTACGGCGTCGTCAAGGCGAAGCTGAGCTGAAGGGCCGCTCCCGGCCGCGGGCCGGGAGCCGCTCCCTTAGGGAAAACCGAAATCTGCTTCAACCGGGGCGCGGTCCGCTCCCGGAACGGGCGCTCGCGCCCGCACACGGACCCGAGGAGGCAACCATGGACGTCCACGAATACCAGGCCAAGGAATTGCTGGCGAGCTTCGGCGTGCCGATCCCGAAGGGCGCGGTCGCCTTCAGCCCCGACCAGGCGGTCTACGCCGCCACCGAACTCGGCGGCTGGCACTGGGCCGTGAAGGCCCAGATCCACGCGGGCGCCCGCGGCAAGGCCGGCGGCATCCGCCTGTGCAAGACCTACAACGAGGTCCGGGACGCGGCCAAGGACCTGCTCGGCAAGCGCCTCGTCACCCACCAGACCGGCCCCGAGGGCAAGCCGGTCCAGCGCGTCTACATCGAGACCGCCGATCCGTTCGAGCGCGAGCTCTATCTCGGCTTCGTCCTCGACCGGAAGGCCGAGCGCGTGCGCGTCATCGCCTCGCAGCGCGGCGGCATGGACATCGAGGAGATCGCCGCCACCGATCCCGAGGCCCTGCTCCAGGTCGTGGTCGAGCCGGCGGTCGGCCTGCAGCAATTCGAGGCCCGCGAACTCGCCTTCCAGCTCGGCCTCAACATCAAGCAGGTCGGCGGGGCGGTGAAGACCATCATGAGCGCCTACCGCGCCTTCCGCGACTGCGACGCCACCATGCTGGAGATCAACCCGCTCGTCGTCACCAAGGACGACCGGGTGCTGGCCCTCGACGCCAAGATGTCGTTCGACGACAACGCGCTGTTCCGGCGCCGCACCATCGCGGACATGTACGACCCCTCGCAGAGCGACCCGCGCGAGGCGCAGGCCGCGGAGCACAACCTCAACTACATTGGCCTCGAGGGGGAGATCGGCTGCATCGTCAACGGGGCGGGCCTCGCCATGGCGACGATGGACATGATCAAGCACGCGGGCGGCGAGCCGGCGAACTTCCTCGACGTCGGCGGCGGCGCGAGCCCCCAGCGCGTCGCCACCGCCTTCCGCCTCGTCCTCTCGGACCCGAACGTGAAGGCGATCCTGGTCAACATCTTCGCGGGCATCAACCGCTGCGACTGGATCGCCCAGGGCGTCATCCAGGCCGCCCAGGAGGTCCAGATCGGCGTCCCGCTGGTGGTCCGGCTCGCCGGCACCAACGTCGAGGCCGGCAAGGCCATCCTGGAGAAGAGCGGGCTCGACCTCATCACCGCCGACACCCTGACGGAAGCCGCCCAGAAGGCCGTGCAGGCCGTCAAGGGCACCCGCGCGGCGGCCTGACCCCGAGATCCCGGAGACGTGTCATGAGCATCCTGATCGACGAGAAGACCCCGATCCTCATCCAGGGCATCACCGGGGACAAGGGCAGCTTCCACGCCAAGGAGATGATCGAGTACGGCTCGAACGTCGTCGGCGGCGTCACCCCCGGCAAGGGCGGGCGCAGCCACCTCGGCATTCCTGTCTTCGACACCGTCAAGGAGGCGGTGAGGCAGACGGGCGCCACCACCAGCATCACCTTCGTGGCCCCGCCCTTCGCGGCGGACGCCATCATGGAGGCGGCCGATGCGGGCATCCGGCTGATCTGCTCGATCACCGACGGCATCCCGGCCCAGGACATGATGCGGGTGAAGCGCTACCTGAAGCGCTACCCCAAGGAGCGCCGCTCGATGGTGGTGGGGCCGAACTGCGCCGGCATCATCTCGCCCGGCAAGTCGA
This window harbors:
- a CDS encoding NADP-dependent methylenetetrahydromethanopterin/methylenetetrahydrofolate dehydrogenase, producing the protein MMKKLLFQFDTDPMPSVFDTVVGYDGGADNITGYGGVTPESVGALVDGTIYTRGGSEKKSTAIFVGGGSMAAGEAVFEAVKKRFFGPFRVSAMLDSNGSNTTAAAGVALVAKAAGSLRDSRAVVLAGTGPVGMRSAALLAREGASVVLTGRSRAKAEEAARAIEKRFGVAVEALETPDAASRAAVVKGAQVVFSAGAIGLELLPEEAWANEASIRFLADYNAQPPLGFGGIDAMDKGKERHGKRAFGALGIGGLKLKLHRSCVAKLFESTESLLDAEQIYALAKEMA
- the fchA gene encoding methenyltetrahydrofolate cyclohydrolase; the protein is MAEHETIAHFLDGLASEQPTPGGGGAAAISGAMGAALVSMVCNLTIGKKKYAEVEEELKGVREKAEALRASLTGMIADDVAAFDAVMGAYGLPKATDEEKAARAEAIQVALRQATDVPLACCRACRQVIDLAAVTAEKGNLNVISDAGVAVLSAQAGLRSAALNVFVNAKAITDRDFAEGRLRELDDLLSGADALTEKTYGVVKAKLS
- a CDS encoding malate--CoA ligase subunit beta; translation: MDVHEYQAKELLASFGVPIPKGAVAFSPDQAVYAATELGGWHWAVKAQIHAGARGKAGGIRLCKTYNEVRDAAKDLLGKRLVTHQTGPEGKPVQRVYIETADPFERELYLGFVLDRKAERVRVIASQRGGMDIEEIAATDPEALLQVVVEPAVGLQQFEARELAFQLGLNIKQVGGAVKTIMSAYRAFRDCDATMLEINPLVVTKDDRVLALDAKMSFDDNALFRRRTIADMYDPSQSDPREAQAAEHNLNYIGLEGEIGCIVNGAGLAMATMDMIKHAGGEPANFLDVGGGASPQRVATAFRLVLSDPNVKAILVNIFAGINRCDWIAQGVIQAAQEVQIGVPLVVRLAGTNVEAGKAILEKSGLDLITADTLTEAAQKAVQAVKGTRAAA